A genomic region of Seriola aureovittata isolate HTS-2021-v1 ecotype China chromosome 21, ASM2101889v1, whole genome shotgun sequence contains the following coding sequences:
- the zgc:123217 gene encoding testisin isoform X2 — MTTQNDSQDCTDTLDMDCPHWARVKGSGNAANRWVLYFGRVNQNGPNVNEVKRTVSEIIVHPDYNNTLFNNDIALMKLSSPVTFTDYIRPVCLASNSSQFYNSTPCWATGWGRVGKDEPLVAVERLKEVQVPVIGNKQCSCNYRPVDEANITDNMICAGQENRGTCQGDSGGPLQCKQGSVWIQAGITSFGVPCALADFPEVFARVSQFQTWILDQVAGSSVNFVTFTSRGQNPENNFVCRANSANSTAAPTTASMAPTFAIELTHVVILVFLQHILAL, encoded by the exons atgacAACACAGAATGACAGCCAGGACTGCACTGATACTCTTGACATGGACTGTCCTCACTGGGCAAG GGTCAAAGGCTCAGG GAACGCAGCTAATAGATGGGTACTCTACTTTGGAAGAGTGAATCAAAATGGCCCTAATGTTAATGAGGTGAAGCGcactgtgtctgaaatcatcGTCCATCCTGACTACAACAACACGTTATTCAACAATGACATTGCCCTAATGAAGCTCAGCAGCCCTGTCACTTTCACCGACTACATCAGACCTGTCTGCCTTGCAAGTAACTCCAGCCAGTTCTACAACTCCACCCCCTGCTGGGCCACTGGCTGGGGAAGAGTCGGAAAAGATG AGCCCTTGGTAGCCGTTGAGAGACTTAAGGAGGTTCAGGTTCCTGTTATTGGAAACAAGCAGTGCAGCTGCAATTATCGCCCAGTAGACGAGGCAAACATCACTGACAACATGATTTGTGCCGGGCAAGAGAACAGAGGAACATGTCAG GGGGACTCCGGTGGACCTTTGCAATGCAAACAAGGTTCAGTGTGGATCCAGGCTGGCATTACCAGTTTTGGAGTACCTTGTGCATTGGCTGATTTCCCTGAGGTCTTCGCCCGAGTGTCTCAGTTCCAGACTTGGATTCTAGACCAAGTGGCAGGGTCCAGCGTTAACTTTGTGACATTCACCTCCAGAGGCCAAAATCCTGAAAACAACTTTGTGTGTCGTGCAAACTCTGCCAATTCAACGGCAGCTCCAACTACGGCCTCCATGGCACCAACCTTTGCAATTGAGCTTACACATGTTGTCATCTTAGTGTTCCTGCAACACATTTTAGCTCTATAG
- the zgc:123217 gene encoding tryptase beta-2 isoform X1 — MTARTALILLTWTVLTGQGSKAQDCGVAPLNTRIVGGENATAGSWPWQVSMHYLSAHSCGGTLISDQWVLTAAHCIPLNAANRWVLYFGRVNQNGPNVNEVKRTVSEIIVHPDYNNTLFNNDIALMKLSSPVTFTDYIRPVCLASNSSQFYNSTPCWATGWGRVGKDEPLVAVERLKEVQVPVIGNKQCSCNYRPVDEANITDNMICAGQENRGTCQGDSGGPLQCKQGSVWIQAGITSFGVPCALADFPEVFARVSQFQTWILDQVAGSSVNFVTFTSRGQNPENNFVCRANSANSTAAPTTASMAPTFAIELTHVVILVFLQHILAL, encoded by the exons ATGACAGCCAGGACTGCACTGATACTCTTGACATGGACTGTCCTCACTGGGCAAG GGTCAAAGGCTCAGG ACTGTGGAGTGGCACCTCTGAACACAAGGATAGTGGGTGGTGAGAATGCCACAGCTGGGTCCTGGCCCTGGCAGGTCAGCATGCACTATTTGTCTGCTCACTCGTGTGGAGGGACCCTCATCAGTGACCAATGGGTACTCACAGCAGCCCACTGCATCCCATT GAACGCAGCTAATAGATGGGTACTCTACTTTGGAAGAGTGAATCAAAATGGCCCTAATGTTAATGAGGTGAAGCGcactgtgtctgaaatcatcGTCCATCCTGACTACAACAACACGTTATTCAACAATGACATTGCCCTAATGAAGCTCAGCAGCCCTGTCACTTTCACCGACTACATCAGACCTGTCTGCCTTGCAAGTAACTCCAGCCAGTTCTACAACTCCACCCCCTGCTGGGCCACTGGCTGGGGAAGAGTCGGAAAAGATG AGCCCTTGGTAGCCGTTGAGAGACTTAAGGAGGTTCAGGTTCCTGTTATTGGAAACAAGCAGTGCAGCTGCAATTATCGCCCAGTAGACGAGGCAAACATCACTGACAACATGATTTGTGCCGGGCAAGAGAACAGAGGAACATGTCAG GGGGACTCCGGTGGACCTTTGCAATGCAAACAAGGTTCAGTGTGGATCCAGGCTGGCATTACCAGTTTTGGAGTACCTTGTGCATTGGCTGATTTCCCTGAGGTCTTCGCCCGAGTGTCTCAGTTCCAGACTTGGATTCTAGACCAAGTGGCAGGGTCCAGCGTTAACTTTGTGACATTCACCTCCAGAGGCCAAAATCCTGAAAACAACTTTGTGTGTCGTGCAAACTCTGCCAATTCAACGGCAGCTCCAACTACGGCCTCCATGGCACCAACCTTTGCAATTGAGCTTACACATGTTGTCATCTTAGTGTTCCTGCAACACATTTTAGCTCTATAG